A genomic stretch from Hermetia illucens chromosome 7, iHerIll2.2.curated.20191125, whole genome shotgun sequence includes:
- the LOC119660918 gene encoding 60S ribosomal protein L38-like, producing the protein MQREIKEVKDFLIKARRKDARTVKIKKNPNNTKFKIRCSRFLHTLVVFDMEKAEKLKQSLPPGLQVKEVK; encoded by the coding sequence ATGCAGCGTGAAATTAAAGAGGTTAAGGACTTCTTGATCAAAGCCCGCAGGAAGGATGCCCGCACTGTCAAGATCAAGAAGAACCCAAATAACACCAAGTTCAAGATCCGTTGCTCCCGATTTCTGCACACATTGGTGGTGTTCGACATGGAGAAGGCCGAGAAATTGAAGCAATCTCTGCCACCAGGTCTGCAAGTGAAAGAAGTCAAGTAG